In Bremerella sp. JC817, the following are encoded in one genomic region:
- a CDS encoding arylsulfatase, with protein sequence MTRSLWYFLAMVGLLPGLTLAADRPNIVVILCDDLGYGDVHCLNPEHGKIATPCADRLAAEGMVFTDAHSGSSVCTPTRYGLLTGRYSWRSKLQSGVVTGFAPCLIAKDRPTVASFLKDQGYQTAIIGKWHLNFQYCDPQSGKPYQAGDFKSPPVGTKIPDGPLARGFDYYHGFHHARDMQTVIENDTVIAHDPPINMLPRLTRKSVEYIDQHAKSDEPFFLYIPLGSPHTPILPTPAWQGKSGLGDYGDFVMETDHVVGEVSKALERNGLRENTLVIFSSDNGCSKAAGIPKLVKQGHLVSGEMRGSKADLWDGGHRVPFIVRWPAQVSAGSHCDQLICLTDLLATVADVVGREMPSGSGEDSVSFLPALQGKPIESTRSGVVHHSISGHFAYRLGDWKLLLAKGSGGWSSPTEKQAGNDASGVQLYDMQHDLSESNNQFASEPETARKLLKQLQSDVDRGRSTTGPPAKNDLPQIDLWKSEKKNPAPDTFPKKASS encoded by the coding sequence GTGACTCGATCCCTTTGGTATTTTCTGGCGATGGTTGGATTGCTGCCTGGATTAACCTTGGCAGCAGACCGGCCCAACATTGTGGTCATCTTATGTGACGACCTGGGTTATGGCGATGTCCATTGTTTGAATCCAGAACATGGCAAGATCGCGACGCCGTGTGCCGATCGGCTGGCTGCCGAAGGAATGGTCTTCACCGATGCTCACAGCGGATCGTCCGTTTGCACGCCGACTCGTTACGGTCTTTTGACCGGGCGATACAGTTGGCGATCGAAGCTGCAAAGTGGCGTCGTCACCGGCTTCGCACCTTGCTTGATCGCGAAAGATCGCCCGACGGTCGCTTCGTTTCTGAAAGACCAGGGCTATCAGACGGCGATCATCGGCAAGTGGCATTTGAACTTTCAGTATTGCGATCCGCAGTCAGGCAAACCGTACCAGGCAGGCGACTTCAAGTCGCCGCCCGTTGGTACGAAGATTCCCGATGGACCACTGGCCCGCGGCTTCGATTATTATCACGGCTTTCACCATGCCCGGGATATGCAGACGGTGATCGAGAACGACACCGTGATCGCGCACGATCCGCCGATCAACATGCTCCCCCGTCTGACGCGCAAGTCGGTCGAGTACATCGACCAGCACGCCAAGTCGGATGAACCTTTCTTTCTTTACATCCCACTCGGATCGCCTCACACGCCGATCTTGCCGACGCCTGCCTGGCAGGGGAAAAGCGGACTGGGGGACTACGGTGATTTCGTGATGGAGACGGACCATGTCGTGGGGGAAGTGAGTAAGGCTCTCGAGCGAAATGGTCTTCGCGAGAATACGCTGGTGATCTTCAGCAGCGACAACGGATGCAGCAAGGCGGCTGGTATTCCGAAGCTGGTCAAACAGGGGCATCTCGTTAGTGGCGAGATGCGAGGCTCGAAGGCGGACCTGTGGGATGGTGGTCATCGCGTGCCGTTTATCGTTCGCTGGCCGGCGCAAGTCTCGGCGGGTTCACACTGCGATCAATTGATCTGTCTGACTGATTTGCTGGCGACCGTCGCTGACGTGGTTGGACGCGAGATGCCGTCGGGCTCAGGCGAAGATAGCGTCAGTTTTCTACCGGCACTCCAAGGCAAGCCAATCGAATCGACACGAAGCGGTGTCGTGCATCACTCCATCAGTGGTCACTTTGCATATCGACTGGGTGACTGGAAACTGCTGCTGGCGAAAGGTTCCGGCGGCTGGAGCTCGCCAACCGAAAAGCAAGCCGGCAACGATGCTAGTGGTGTTCAGCTTTACGACATGCAGCACGATTTAAGCGAATCGAATAATCAGTTTGCCAGCGAGCCAGAAACGGCACGGAAGCTGTTGAAGCAACTGCAATCCGATGTCGATCGTGGCCGCAGCACGACCGGGCCACCGGCAAAGAATGACCTTCCACAGATCGATTTGTGGAAGAGTGAAAAGAAAAACCCTGCCCCCGATACCTTTCCGAAGAAAGCCTCGTCATGA
- a CDS encoding DUF1559 domain-containing protein, which translates to MHRSTRGGFSLVELLVVFAVVCVLVGLLMPVVQQARETSRRMQCTNNMKQLAIALHNYHDTFLAFPYREGGLGQHQHNGGPMAPYQRQSGFVSLLPYMGKHALANEIKAIGLARVPWEEWKPWQTPIELLLCPSSNEHFAADTIANSNYTFCAGDSVDTESLDPRGIFGLVKHTTIDSITDGTSTTLAFSEHLFPSHSRDRANVNYGSDPATPAECALTFDSSSGYAFSHDAPGNRWTDGGSAYSAMNTCLPPNSPQCAYASHDAQDGFYTASSAHPGGVMATFADGSVRFITETIDAGNQGATSVATGTSPYGVWGSMGSKSGAEYTPGSE; encoded by the coding sequence ATGCATCGTTCCACACGAGGTGGTTTCTCTCTGGTCGAACTTCTAGTCGTCTTCGCCGTTGTCTGTGTGTTGGTTGGCCTGCTGATGCCGGTCGTCCAGCAAGCTCGAGAAACCTCGCGCCGGATGCAGTGCACCAACAACATGAAGCAGTTGGCGATCGCGCTGCACAATTATCACGACACGTTCCTTGCCTTCCCCTATCGGGAAGGCGGACTGGGGCAGCACCAACACAATGGTGGCCCGATGGCCCCTTATCAGCGACAAAGCGGTTTCGTCAGCTTGTTGCCGTACATGGGTAAACATGCCCTGGCCAACGAGATCAAAGCAATCGGTCTGGCTCGGGTTCCCTGGGAGGAATGGAAGCCATGGCAAACGCCAATCGAACTGCTGCTTTGCCCTTCCAGCAACGAGCACTTCGCGGCCGATACCATTGCCAACTCGAACTATACCTTTTGTGCTGGCGACTCAGTCGATACCGAATCGCTCGATCCACGCGGGATCTTCGGTCTGGTTAAGCACACGACGATCGACAGCATCACCGATGGTACCAGCACGACGCTCGCTTTCTCCGAGCACCTTTTCCCGAGCCACTCACGTGACCGAGCGAACGTGAACTACGGCAGCGACCCTGCCACGCCGGCCGAATGTGCCCTGACGTTTGATTCGTCCAGCGGCTATGCGTTTTCGCACGATGCCCCAGGCAATCGTTGGACTGACGGCGGTTCGGCTTACTCGGCCATGAATACCTGTCTGCCACCGAACAGTCCGCAATGTGCTTACGCCAGTCATGATGCCCAGGATGGTTTCTACACCGCCTCAAGCGCCCATCCTGGCGGCGTCATGGCAACCTTCGCCGATGGTTCGGTCCGTTTCATTACCGAAACGATCGATGCCGGCAACCAAGGGGCAACCTCGGTCGCAACCGGCACCAGCCCGTACGGGGTCTGGGGATCGATGGGCAGTAAGAGTGGCGCAGAATATACGCCTGGAAGCGAATGA
- a CDS encoding ABC transporter permease subunit, whose amino-acid sequence MYLLENPVLQRELLVNLRTIRAFLLLLAYQILLAAIVYFAWPQVERLDLSSDQEAARRLFDLFFLGQFVLASLMAPSFASGTLTGEKERKTYEMLLASPLKPGAIVIGKLFASLAHLALLIFTSLPIVMLCLPLGGVSLYELLAAYAILMVAVATFGMISVACSSFFQRTSASLVVSYLLILPIALAGAFIWQMLGENGGLRLLVLLVTVPPLAGATIVLLSLYTARTLLYPNDVGSEGKDVVDLEKEAREAVGLVIQRDQFPDRLFAPPKRTQLLEDHRNPVYDKEIHSEIFAQGTLMLRLVIQISMFLAIPLMAVCLYFKPQYAPFYMAYVILFNVLVGPVFSAGSITSERERETLDLLLTTEISPWMILSGKLVAGFRVSSVLTGFLLWPLLLACVMVPYYWTNWLSVIAYLSVILVTCITTSMLALFCSVMFRKTSHSLMCTYLVIIALFCGTLAFDYFAQLAFAPPVDTSETQYAMVSSTTRTAEPRLSAVAQVSRDLTVVSPFSALWDVPLKVDLDGAKDNDGDWARFGVYMALAIGMNFFMFITMVWLFRTRWRVAY is encoded by the coding sequence ATGTATTTGCTCGAGAATCCAGTCCTGCAGCGCGAGTTGCTGGTGAATCTGCGGACGATTCGTGCGTTTCTTCTGCTCTTGGCGTATCAGATACTTCTCGCGGCGATCGTCTACTTTGCCTGGCCGCAAGTCGAACGCCTCGACCTCTCTTCCGATCAGGAAGCTGCCCGGCGTTTGTTCGATTTGTTCTTCCTGGGGCAGTTCGTGTTGGCCTCGTTGATGGCCCCAAGCTTTGCTTCCGGGACACTAACCGGCGAGAAAGAACGGAAAACGTACGAGATGCTGCTGGCCAGTCCGCTCAAGCCTGGGGCGATTGTCATTGGTAAGCTGTTCGCTTCGCTCGCTCACCTGGCGCTGCTGATTTTCACGTCGTTACCGATCGTGATGTTATGCCTGCCGCTGGGTGGTGTTTCGCTGTACGAGTTGCTCGCTGCCTACGCGATTTTGATGGTGGCTGTGGCGACGTTTGGCATGATCAGCGTGGCGTGCAGTAGCTTCTTTCAACGAACCTCGGCGTCGCTGGTTGTTTCGTATCTGTTGATCTTGCCGATCGCTTTGGCCGGTGCATTCATCTGGCAGATGCTCGGCGAAAACGGCGGTCTGCGCTTGTTAGTGTTGTTGGTCACGGTGCCACCGTTGGCTGGTGCGACGATCGTCCTGTTGTCCCTATACACCGCGCGGACGCTGCTTTATCCGAATGACGTCGGCAGCGAAGGGAAGGATGTCGTCGACCTCGAGAAAGAGGCGCGCGAAGCGGTTGGTCTGGTGATCCAGCGGGATCAGTTTCCGGATCGTTTGTTCGCTCCGCCGAAGCGAACGCAGCTTCTAGAAGACCACCGGAACCCGGTTTACGACAAAGAGATCCATAGCGAAATCTTCGCCCAGGGAACCTTGATGCTGCGTCTGGTGATTCAGATCAGTATGTTCCTGGCGATTCCTTTGATGGCGGTCTGCCTTTACTTCAAGCCGCAGTACGCACCGTTCTATATGGCGTATGTGATTTTGTTCAACGTGCTGGTCGGGCCCGTTTTCTCAGCGGGAAGCATTACTTCGGAACGGGAACGCGAAACGCTCGACTTGCTGCTGACGACCGAGATCTCGCCCTGGATGATCTTGTCAGGCAAGCTGGTTGCCGGCTTCCGCGTTTCGAGCGTGTTGACTGGCTTTTTGCTGTGGCCGCTGCTGTTGGCCTGCGTGATGGTACCGTATTACTGGACCAATTGGCTTTCGGTGATCGCGTATTTATCGGTGATCCTGGTCACATGTATTACCACGTCGATGCTGGCCTTGTTTTGCTCGGTAATGTTCCGCAAGACGTCGCATAGCTTGATGTGCACTTACCTGGTGATCATCGCTTTGTTCTGCGGGACACTGGCGTTTGATTACTTCGCCCAACTGGCCTTCGCCCCGCCCGTGGACACCAGCGAAACCCAATACGCAATGGTCTCGTCCACAACGCGAACGGCAGAGCCTCGATTATCGGCGGTCGCTCAGGTCTCGCGCGACTTGACGGTCGTGAGCCCGTTTTCGGCCTTGTGGGACGTGCCACTGAAAGTCGATCTCGACGGTGCGAAAGACAACGACGGCGACTGGGCACGGTTCGGTGTTTATATGGCACTGGCGATCGGCATGAACTTCTTCATGTTCATCACCATGGTCTGGCTGTTCCGCACTCGTTGGCGAGTCGCTTACTAG
- a CDS encoding sulfatase-like hydrolase/transferase, which translates to MKFSFRLMASLMGLLLLASSGLAADRPNILFIIADDQSPFDFKFYNPDSKLQTPVLDRLAAEGMVFDAAYHMGSWSGAVCTPSRHMVMSGRTVWHIPSKQNRKENPNENSKQLVPPNLANFTMGAVFNRAGYDTMRTCKQGNSYAAANKQFTVVHDATKRGGTDQAGSPWHAKQVLEYLDQREKSADSDPFLIYFGFSHPHDTRDGTPELLAKYGATNHADPKTLPAANAKQPPMPENWLPKHPFENGHLAVRDEVNVSGVWKNRDEQTIRNEVGREFACSENIDIQIGKVLEKLEAMGELDNTYIFYTADHGIAIGRHGLQGKQNLYEHTWRVPFLVKGPGIKPGSRAPGNIYLLDILATMCDLTGVEPPKSNEGISFKPVLFGEQETVRDVLYGVYCGGEKPGMRCVKKGDWKLIKYDVPSAGVHETQLFNLAENPHEFLPQHHEHEVAKVSGIQPTAEQTNLADDPRYAAQREELESLLQAEMKRLDDPFTLWDQKGQK; encoded by the coding sequence ATGAAATTCTCTTTCCGTCTAATGGCATCCCTTATGGGGCTGTTGCTGCTGGCCAGCAGTGGCCTGGCGGCCGATCGTCCGAACATCTTGTTTATCATTGCCGACGATCAATCACCATTCGATTTCAAGTTCTATAACCCGGACAGCAAGCTGCAGACGCCGGTTCTCGATCGTCTGGCGGCGGAAGGAATGGTTTTCGACGCGGCCTATCATATGGGTTCGTGGTCTGGGGCGGTTTGTACGCCGTCGCGACATATGGTGATGAGCGGCCGAACCGTTTGGCACATTCCGAGCAAGCAGAACCGTAAAGAGAATCCCAACGAAAACAGCAAGCAGTTAGTGCCACCGAACCTGGCGAACTTTACGATGGGCGCGGTATTCAATCGAGCTGGCTACGACACGATGCGTACTTGTAAACAGGGAAACAGCTATGCCGCGGCGAACAAGCAGTTCACGGTCGTTCACGACGCGACGAAACGGGGCGGGACCGATCAGGCTGGCAGCCCCTGGCACGCCAAACAGGTTCTCGAATACCTCGACCAGCGTGAGAAGTCGGCCGATAGCGATCCGTTTTTGATCTACTTTGGCTTCTCGCATCCACACGATACACGCGACGGCACACCGGAGTTGCTGGCGAAGTACGGGGCGACCAACCATGCCGACCCCAAGACATTGCCGGCCGCCAATGCCAAGCAGCCCCCGATGCCAGAGAACTGGTTGCCGAAGCATCCGTTCGAGAACGGTCATCTTGCGGTGCGCGATGAAGTGAACGTGAGTGGTGTCTGGAAGAACCGCGACGAGCAAACGATTCGCAATGAAGTTGGACGTGAGTTCGCCTGTAGCGAGAACATCGATATTCAGATCGGAAAGGTTCTCGAAAAGTTGGAAGCGATGGGGGAACTCGATAACACCTACATCTTCTACACCGCCGATCATGGGATCGCGATCGGTCGCCATGGCTTGCAGGGAAAGCAAAACTTGTACGAACACACGTGGCGGGTTCCTTTCCTGGTCAAGGGACCTGGGATCAAGCCTGGTTCACGTGCCCCTGGCAACATTTACTTGCTGGACATCCTGGCGACGATGTGCGATCTGACCGGAGTCGAGCCACCCAAGAGCAACGAAGGAATCAGCTTCAAGCCGGTTCTTTTCGGCGAGCAAGAAACCGTGCGCGATGTGCTGTACGGCGTGTATTGTGGCGGTGAGAAACCAGGCATGCGGTGCGTGAAGAAGGGTGACTGGAAGCTAATCAAGTACGACGTGCCAAGTGCTGGCGTGCACGAGACGCAGCTCTTCAATCTCGCCGAGAATCCACACGAGTTCCTTCCGCAGCATCACGAGCATGAGGTCGCGAAGGTTAGCGGCATTCAGCCAACTGCCGAACAAACGAACCTGGCGGACGATCCTCGCTATGCGGCACAGCGGGAAGAGCTGGAGTCGCTGCTGCAGGCAGAAATGAAACGTCTCGACGATCCCTTCACATTGTGGGATCAGAAGGGACAGAAGTAA
- a CDS encoding carboxypeptidase-like regulatory domain-containing protein yields MNRIFIATTLLAASLLVGCRVDQTGLLPGRNATHPVTGVITQAGLPVEGATVMFFSEKLKITAYGKTDATGHYSLTTYEPDDGAPEGHYQVSIKKSEHKIVRDSEDPAIPPQTSTTSLLPDQYGDYQTSQLRAVVAAGRSNVFSYNLMP; encoded by the coding sequence ATGAATCGGATCTTTATCGCCACGACTTTGCTCGCAGCCTCTTTGCTGGTGGGCTGCCGTGTCGACCAGACTGGGCTGCTTCCCGGTCGCAATGCCACGCACCCGGTGACCGGGGTCATCACGCAGGCAGGACTTCCCGTCGAAGGTGCCACAGTGATGTTCTTCAGCGAGAAGCTGAAAATCACCGCATATGGCAAGACCGACGCGACCGGGCACTATTCACTGACGACCTACGAACCAGATGACGGTGCCCCGGAAGGCCACTATCAGGTTTCGATCAAAAAGTCAGAGCACAAGATCGTTCGAGACAGCGAAGACCCTGCGATTCCACCGCAGACCAGCACCACCAGTCTTCTGCCGGATCAGTACGGCGACTATCAAACGTCGCAGCTTCGTGCGGTCGTCGCGGCGGGTCGCTCGAATGTGTTCAGCTATAACCTGATGCCGTAG
- a CDS encoding right-handed parallel beta-helix repeat-containing protein has translation MIACRTLLLTALLLAAAGPISAAEYFVAPDGDDANPGTPDAPFASIQNAQTFVAPGDTVWIRGGTYRIQPDEIDSQRRIWAHVIHLRKSGEEDKPIRYFAYQQEQPIFDFTDVKPEGRRVHAFSVDGSWIHLRGIEVIGVQVTMTGHTQSICFANNGSHNIFERLSMHDGHAIGIYSVRGSDNLFLNCDAYRNHDPVSQGGRGGNVDGFGCHPTPGSTGNVFRGCRAWLNSDDGFDCITASEAVRFENCWAFWNGYSPEFKSLADGNGFKAGGYGTLPAHRLPRQIPVHVVQNCMAVRNKASGFYANHHPGGGVWLNNTAYRNGTNFNMLCRLANNTDDVDGYGHVLKNNLSYGSRRDLINIDESKCELEANSFDLNLEIRPSDFLDLKEDQHLTSPRQADGSLPAIRFLHLSPESQLIDRGVPVELPYQGKAPDLGAFESAAD, from the coding sequence ATGATCGCTTGCCGAACCCTTCTGTTGACGGCACTGCTGCTGGCCGCTGCCGGTCCGATTTCTGCCGCTGAGTACTTCGTTGCTCCTGATGGAGACGATGCGAACCCCGGCACACCAGATGCCCCCTTCGCGTCCATTCAAAACGCGCAGACGTTTGTCGCTCCTGGCGATACAGTATGGATTCGTGGCGGCACCTATCGCATTCAACCCGATGAAATCGATTCGCAGCGTCGCATCTGGGCGCACGTGATTCATTTGCGAAAGAGTGGCGAAGAAGACAAACCGATTCGCTACTTCGCCTACCAGCAGGAACAACCGATCTTCGATTTCACCGACGTGAAACCGGAAGGACGTCGCGTCCATGCGTTCTCGGTCGACGGTTCGTGGATTCATTTGCGTGGGATCGAAGTGATCGGCGTCCAGGTCACCATGACCGGGCACACCCAATCGATCTGCTTTGCCAACAATGGCAGCCACAACATCTTCGAACGACTCAGCATGCACGATGGCCATGCGATCGGCATCTACTCGGTTCGCGGGAGCGATAACCTATTCCTCAACTGCGATGCCTATCGCAACCACGATCCCGTTTCCCAGGGAGGCCGTGGCGGCAACGTTGATGGGTTCGGTTGCCATCCCACACCAGGATCGACTGGCAACGTCTTTCGTGGGTGCCGTGCCTGGCTAAACAGCGACGACGGCTTCGATTGCATCACCGCGTCGGAAGCGGTTCGCTTTGAAAACTGCTGGGCGTTTTGGAATGGCTATTCGCCGGAGTTCAAGAGCCTGGCCGATGGCAATGGCTTTAAAGCAGGCGGGTACGGAACCTTGCCTGCCCATCGCCTCCCGCGACAAATCCCTGTGCATGTCGTGCAGAACTGCATGGCCGTCCGCAACAAGGCAAGCGGCTTCTATGCCAATCATCACCCAGGCGGCGGCGTCTGGCTGAACAACACCGCCTATCGCAACGGCACCAACTTCAACATGCTGTGCCGCCTGGCCAACAACACCGACGACGTCGACGGTTACGGCCATGTGCTGAAGAACAATCTTTCATACGGCAGTCGACGTGACCTGATCAATATCGATGAAAGCAAGTGCGAGCTGGAAGCAAATTCGTTCGACTTGAATCTTGAGATCCGCCCATCCGACTTCCTCGACCTGAAGGAAGATCAGCACCTGACATCGCCTCGCCAGGCTGATGGCAGTTTGCCTGCGATTCGCTTTCTGCACTTGTCGCCAGAAAGCCAACTGATCGATCGCGGCGTCCCGGTTGAACTTCCCTATCAGGGCAAGGCTCCAGACCTGGGTGCCTTCGAATCAGCCGCCGACTAA
- a CDS encoding arylsulfatase has product MLRSLFALSLLLLATSSLSAAETSRPNILILYADDLGFGDLSCYAQKGKIQTPNLDKLAASGMRFTDGHSSSGICTPSRYALLTGRHHWRDFHGIVNAFGKSVFQPERLTMPEVLKEKGYATACIGKWHLGWDWDAIRRGKGIQPEDFDWTRQIPDGPLAHGFDHYFGDTVINFPPYAWIENDKVVDVPDTMKDESKWKKIKEGSWECRPGPMVTGWDPYAVLPTLTEKGVAYIESRKDEQEPFFLYFAFPCPHAPIIPNDAFDGTSQAGPFGDFVVETDAMVGKLLAALDASGQADNTIVVFSADNGPEHYAYARDAKFGHWSPGPFRGLKRDVYEGGHHVPFLVRWPGVTQPGTVNDALVSQIDLMATFAAVVGYELPNDAAEDSHNLLPLLEGKSETARTAMVHNTFANEYAIREGDWLLLDAKTGYNSKGWKAWEQRHDYPGDDDYPVELYNMKQDPGQRKNVASEHPDKVADLQKLLAKIRAQGHSAPRLAQP; this is encoded by the coding sequence ATGTTGCGCTCTCTCTTCGCATTATCGCTGTTGCTGTTGGCAACCTCGTCGCTTTCGGCTGCGGAAACGAGTCGGCCGAACATCTTGATCTTGTACGCCGACGATCTTGGGTTTGGTGACCTTTCGTGCTACGCCCAGAAAGGAAAGATTCAAACGCCGAATCTCGATAAGCTGGCCGCCTCAGGCATGCGATTCACCGACGGGCATTCATCCTCCGGAATCTGTACACCCAGTCGATACGCACTGCTGACCGGGCGACATCACTGGCGCGATTTTCATGGCATCGTGAATGCATTCGGCAAGTCGGTCTTTCAGCCAGAGCGATTGACCATGCCTGAGGTGCTGAAAGAAAAAGGTTACGCGACTGCTTGTATCGGGAAGTGGCACCTCGGCTGGGACTGGGACGCGATTCGTCGCGGGAAAGGGATCCAGCCGGAAGACTTCGATTGGACCAGGCAGATTCCCGATGGACCACTGGCCCACGGCTTCGATCATTACTTCGGCGATACAGTCATCAACTTTCCACCTTACGCGTGGATTGAAAATGACAAGGTCGTCGATGTGCCTGACACGATGAAGGACGAGTCGAAGTGGAAGAAGATTAAGGAAGGAAGTTGGGAGTGCCGCCCAGGCCCGATGGTCACCGGATGGGATCCTTACGCCGTGCTGCCAACGCTGACTGAAAAAGGGGTTGCGTATATCGAGTCGCGGAAGGATGAGCAGGAACCATTCTTCTTGTACTTCGCGTTCCCTTGTCCACATGCTCCGATCATTCCGAATGACGCCTTCGACGGGACCAGTCAGGCCGGGCCGTTCGGAGACTTCGTCGTCGAGACCGACGCGATGGTCGGCAAGTTGCTCGCCGCGCTCGATGCCTCAGGGCAGGCCGACAACACGATCGTCGTCTTCAGTGCCGACAACGGCCCAGAGCACTATGCCTATGCTCGAGACGCGAAATTCGGTCACTGGTCGCCGGGACCTTTTCGAGGTTTGAAGCGTGACGTCTACGAAGGGGGACACCATGTGCCGTTCCTCGTGCGCTGGCCTGGTGTCACGCAACCTGGCACGGTGAACGATGCCCTGGTCTCGCAGATCGATCTGATGGCGACCTTCGCCGCGGTGGTGGGCTATGAACTGCCGAACGACGCCGCCGAGGACTCGCACAACTTGTTGCCTCTGCTGGAAGGGAAGAGCGAGACCGCACGAACCGCGATGGTGCACAACACGTTCGCCAATGAATACGCGATTCGTGAAGGCGACTGGCTGCTGCTGGATGCCAAGACCGGTTACAACTCGAAAGGTTGGAAGGCTTGGGAGCAGCGTCACGACTACCCTGGCGACGACGATTACCCGGTCGAACTGTACAACATGAAGCAAGATCCAGGTCAGCGAAAGAATGTCGCCAGCGAGCACCCGGACAAGGTCGCCGACCTGCAAAAACTGTTGGCGAAGATTCGAGCGCAAGGCCATTCCGCACCACGACTAGCCCAGCCATAA
- a CDS encoding Gfo/Idh/MocA family oxidoreductase, with protein MKRRTFLAASSAALLAPTLAMAQDQPKRRVAVIGNTGRGNYGHGLDTMWDKIEGTEVVAVADANPKGLASATQRLGLKQSFSDYHEMLKTTKPEIVAVGPRHADQHHDMVLAAIESGARGIYCEKPFVRTPAEADRLIAAAEKHGTKVAIAHRNRYHPALAHIDALIASGEMGKVLELRGKGKGDRRGGGEDLWVLGSHVVNLFAYFGGQPQSCSAIMLQDGKPVTSGDVKNGAEGLGPLAANELHAQYLMGNGVTAYYDSVANDGTKGNGYCFQIIGSQGVVTWHIDRDPAAHFTPGNPFDPALPPRKWWPITSAGVNKPETDPKLIQSVHNHVRAGIDLIAAIDEDRAPICDIHEGATTIEMICGVFASHCQNGQRVALPLKNRGNALAELS; from the coding sequence ATGAAACGCCGCACCTTTCTCGCTGCTTCCTCCGCTGCCTTGTTGGCTCCGACGTTGGCAATGGCCCAAGACCAACCGAAGCGGCGCGTTGCCGTGATTGGCAATACTGGTCGCGGCAACTACGGGCATGGCCTCGACACGATGTGGGACAAGATCGAAGGTACCGAGGTGGTAGCGGTTGCCGATGCCAACCCGAAAGGCCTGGCCTCGGCGACTCAGCGACTTGGCTTGAAGCAAAGCTTCTCGGACTATCACGAGATGCTGAAGACCACCAAGCCAGAGATTGTCGCCGTGGGGCCTCGTCACGCCGATCAGCACCACGATATGGTTCTGGCCGCCATCGAATCAGGTGCCCGCGGTATTTACTGCGAGAAGCCCTTCGTCCGCACGCCTGCCGAGGCCGATCGTTTGATTGCCGCTGCCGAGAAACATGGCACGAAGGTGGCGATCGCTCATCGCAATCGATATCACCCAGCCCTCGCTCACATCGATGCCTTGATCGCATCAGGCGAGATGGGCAAAGTGCTCGAACTTCGAGGCAAAGGAAAAGGGGACCGCCGAGGTGGTGGCGAAGACTTGTGGGTGCTCGGTTCCCACGTCGTGAATCTGTTCGCCTATTTCGGCGGTCAGCCTCAAAGCTGCTCGGCAATCATGCTGCAGGATGGCAAGCCGGTCACGTCCGGCGACGTGAAGAATGGAGCCGAAGGGCTTGGCCCGCTCGCCGCGAATGAACTGCATGCCCAGTATTTAATGGGCAATGGCGTGACCGCTTATTACGATTCGGTTGCCAACGATGGCACCAAAGGGAATGGCTATTGTTTCCAGATCATTGGCAGCCAAGGTGTTGTGACCTGGCACATCGATCGTGACCCAGCCGCGCACTTTACTCCTGGCAATCCGTTCGATCCAGCCTTGCCACCACGCAAGTGGTGGCCGATCACTTCAGCCGGAGTCAACAAGCCTGAAACCGATCCGAAGCTGATTCAATCGGTTCACAACCACGTTCGGGCAGGGATCGATTTGATCGCAGCGATCGACGAAGACCGGGCTCCGATTTGCGATATCCACGAAGGAGCCACGACAATCGAGATGATTTGCGGCGTCTTCGCTTCGCACTGCCAGAATGGTCAGCGAGTCGCGCTGCCGCTGAAGAATCGCGGCAACGCGTTGGCCGAGCTTTCGTAA